The Dreissena polymorpha isolate Duluth1 chromosome 10, UMN_Dpol_1.0, whole genome shotgun sequence genome includes a region encoding these proteins:
- the LOC127848408 gene encoding nuclear hormone receptor E75-like isoform X1, with the protein MDAAMVIRTGFHIQTNMKTRKKEKYGSGDNEHILCKICGDKSSGFHYGVFSCEGCKGFFRRTVRQKMEYKPCENPRGCLIMRISRNRCQYCRLQKCLSVGMSHEAVRLGRCPKKDRPAKTSFLYMPGHSSLELDRQLRTEQLVLTVHAAYRKACEDFDHFAALFSDKRIFIDDKEDCCHLYFRYLPGTVRFITAFAKEIPLFRSLSQSDQRLLIKSGLLEISAISDSPHMEVDGPALFNPRLNISVPRERLSEIGLLGMLFTDLEQVIRRLRKLRLTDVELSLLSAIVLFCPDREGLAPNVALETVETDLSLALKCQLILSHGDGTIAFAKAVEVLTELRRLATLYLDDILNSQVVIESGDGGVR; encoded by the exons TGGACGCAGCCATGGTAATCCGAACGGGCTTTCACATTCAGACGAATATGAAGACAAGGAAGAAAG AAAAATACGGATCGGGAGATAACGAGCACATTCTGTGTAAAATATGCGGCGACAAGTCGTCAGGTTTCCACTATGGCGTGTTCAGCTGTGAAGGTTGCAAG GGGTTCTTCCGGCGCACGGTGCGACAGAAGATGGAGTACAAGCCGTGCGAGAACCCCCGAGGCTGTCTCATCATGCGTATCAGCCGCAACCGGTGTCAGTACTGTCGCCTGCAGAAGTGTCTCTCCGTCGGCATGTCGCATGAGG CCGTCCGCCTCGGCCGGTGCCCAAAGAAAGACCGACCGGCGAAGACCAGCTTCCTGTACATGCCCGGCCACTCGAGTCTCGAACTGGACAGGCAGCTGCGCACCGAGCAGCTTGTGCTCACCGTGCACGCGGCGTACCGGAAGGCCTGCGAGGACTTCGACCACTTCGCCGCACTTTTCAGCGATAAACGG ATCTTTATCGACGATAAGGAAGACTGCTGTCACCTGTACTTCCGGTATCTCCCCGGAACCGTCCGCTTTATCACCGCCTTCGCCAAGGAGATTCCGCTCTTCCGGTCGCTCTCGCAGAGCGACCAGCGGCTGCTGATTAAAAGCGGCCTGCTCGAGATTTCGGCCATCAGTGACTCACCGCACATGGAGGTCGACGGCCCGGCGCTCTTTAACCCGCGACTTAACATTTCTGTTCCCCGGGAGCGACTTTCTGAAATCGGGctgcttggcatgctctttacaGATCTCGAGCAAGTCATAAGACGCTTGCGGAAACTCCGGCTGACGGACGTGGAGTTGTCGCTTCTCTCtgccattgttttgttttgtcctG ACCGCGAAGGATTGGCGCCCAACGTCGCCCTGGAGACAGTCGAGACGGACCTCAGCCTTGCGCTCAAGTGTCAGCTGATACTTAGTCATGGGGACGGCACGATAGCCTTCGCCAAGGCGGTCGAGGTGCTCACGGAACTGCGGCGGCTTGCGACGCTCTACCTCGACGACATTCTCAACTCGCAAGTGGTAATCGAGTCGGGTGACGGCGGCGTCAGATGA
- the LOC127848408 gene encoding nuclear hormone receptor E75-like isoform X2: MVIRTGFHIQTNMKTRKKEKYGSGDNEHILCKICGDKSSGFHYGVFSCEGCKGFFRRTVRQKMEYKPCENPRGCLIMRISRNRCQYCRLQKCLSVGMSHEAVRLGRCPKKDRPAKTSFLYMPGHSSLELDRQLRTEQLVLTVHAAYRKACEDFDHFAALFSDKRIFIDDKEDCCHLYFRYLPGTVRFITAFAKEIPLFRSLSQSDQRLLIKSGLLEISAISDSPHMEVDGPALFNPRLNISVPRERLSEIGLLGMLFTDLEQVIRRLRKLRLTDVELSLLSAIVLFCPDREGLAPNVALETVETDLSLALKCQLILSHGDGTIAFAKAVEVLTELRRLATLYLDDILNSQVVIESGDGGVR; this comes from the exons ATGGTAATCCGAACGGGCTTTCACATTCAGACGAATATGAAGACAAGGAAGAAAG AAAAATACGGATCGGGAGATAACGAGCACATTCTGTGTAAAATATGCGGCGACAAGTCGTCAGGTTTCCACTATGGCGTGTTCAGCTGTGAAGGTTGCAAG GGGTTCTTCCGGCGCACGGTGCGACAGAAGATGGAGTACAAGCCGTGCGAGAACCCCCGAGGCTGTCTCATCATGCGTATCAGCCGCAACCGGTGTCAGTACTGTCGCCTGCAGAAGTGTCTCTCCGTCGGCATGTCGCATGAGG CCGTCCGCCTCGGCCGGTGCCCAAAGAAAGACCGACCGGCGAAGACCAGCTTCCTGTACATGCCCGGCCACTCGAGTCTCGAACTGGACAGGCAGCTGCGCACCGAGCAGCTTGTGCTCACCGTGCACGCGGCGTACCGGAAGGCCTGCGAGGACTTCGACCACTTCGCCGCACTTTTCAGCGATAAACGG ATCTTTATCGACGATAAGGAAGACTGCTGTCACCTGTACTTCCGGTATCTCCCCGGAACCGTCCGCTTTATCACCGCCTTCGCCAAGGAGATTCCGCTCTTCCGGTCGCTCTCGCAGAGCGACCAGCGGCTGCTGATTAAAAGCGGCCTGCTCGAGATTTCGGCCATCAGTGACTCACCGCACATGGAGGTCGACGGCCCGGCGCTCTTTAACCCGCGACTTAACATTTCTGTTCCCCGGGAGCGACTTTCTGAAATCGGGctgcttggcatgctctttacaGATCTCGAGCAAGTCATAAGACGCTTGCGGAAACTCCGGCTGACGGACGTGGAGTTGTCGCTTCTCTCtgccattgttttgttttgtcctG ACCGCGAAGGATTGGCGCCCAACGTCGCCCTGGAGACAGTCGAGACGGACCTCAGCCTTGCGCTCAAGTGTCAGCTGATACTTAGTCATGGGGACGGCACGATAGCCTTCGCCAAGGCGGTCGAGGTGCTCACGGAACTGCGGCGGCTTGCGACGCTCTACCTCGACGACATTCTCAACTCGCAAGTGGTAATCGAGTCGGGTGACGGCGGCGTCAGATGA